A window from Salvia miltiorrhiza cultivar Shanhuang (shh) chromosome 2, IMPLAD_Smil_shh, whole genome shotgun sequence encodes these proteins:
- the LOC131008027 gene encoding uncharacterized protein LOC131008027, whose amino-acid sequence MNKSFLMKAAWKVIKGKDWAQKILRIRYLDGFGNAKPNIAAFSIWIGLKQEVPDLVRDSYFYIGTGDLAFSASFVERYPDIVHDILILPIGLDNDVRFLKHSLKGEVSTALAFHEHCHNFPKVSWGSWIWERYVPIRRSITCWRILHHRLLTLDNLIRRGLIMPSYCYICRQDSESIDHIFWTCDGVREIYTTFLIWLNVEYLLDCVDIHSFFVCAWNMNFSSQITSYWKAGIMTLVWKICQDRNKVVFENASFHGLSVLKFIKVYFKEMGENFTKLGHVSSAWQDYVITRNIGVRSRAASPPDMVNVYWWPPSGDWIKVNTDCSALGASGPIAAGGVYRDNWSHVRGCFHVKDGQGFMFEAELLAVITSVSIAHSRGWLKLWVEADSSYVVKLLVTKSEDVPWRFIALWKRTILLLSEFQL is encoded by the exons ATGAACAAATCTTTTTTGATGAAAGCTGCATGGAAAGTGATTAAAGGTAAAGATTGGGCGCAGAAGATTCTGCGAATTCGGTATTTGGATGGGTTCGGTAATGCCAAACCTAATATCGCTGCTTTTTCGATTTGGATTGGGTTAAAGCAGGAAGTTCCTGATCTGGTAAGGGACTCTTATTTCTACATTGGAACGG GGGATCTGGCATTTTCTGCTAGCTTTGTTGAACGTTATCCTGATATTGTTCATGACATTCTCATTCTTCCTATTGGCTTGGACAATGATGTGCGCTTCTTGAAACATTCGTTGAAAGGCGAAGTTTCCACGGCACTTGCTTTCCATGAGCACTGTCATAATTTCCCGAAAGTCTCTTGGGGAAGCTGGATTTGGGAGAGGTATGTTCCGATTAGACGGTCAATTACCTGCTGGAGAATTCTTCATCATCGGCTGCTTACGCTCGATAATCTCATTCGCCGTGGTTTAATCATGCCTAGTTATTGTTATATTTGCCGGCAGGATTCAGAGTCTATTGATCATATTTTCTGGACTTGTGATGGCGTGAGGGAGATTTACACTACGTTTCTCATTTGGCTTAATGTGGAGTATCTTCTTGATTGTGTGGACATTCATTCCTTCTTTGTGTGTGCTTGGAATATGAACTTTAGCTCCCAGATTACTAGTTACTGGAAGGCGGGGATTATGACGTTGGTTTGGAAAATCTGCCAGGATAGGAACAAGGTTGTGTTTGAAAATGCTTCTTTTCATGGTCTTAGTGTTTTGAAGTTTATTAAAGTTTACTTCAAGGAGATGGGGGAAAATTTTACCAAACTGGGACATGTTTCGAGTGCTTGGCAGGATTATGTTATTACTCGTAACATTGGGGTTCGGTCTCGGGCGGCTTCCCCTCCGGACATGGTGAATGTTTATTGGTGGCCGCCTTCAGGAGATTGGATTAAGGTGAATACTGACTGCTCTGCTCTAGGAGCTTCTGGCCCTATTGCCGCTGGAGGTGTTTATCgggacaattggagtcatgttCGTGGATGTTTTCATGTTAAAGATGGTCAAGGTTTTATGTTTGAGGCGGAGCTCCTCGCCGTGATAACGTCGGTTTCTATAGCTCATTCGCGCGGTTGGTTGAAACTTTGGGTTGAAGCCGACTCTTCCTATGTTGTTAAACTTCTTGTCACTAAATCAGAGGACGTCCCTTGGCGTTTCATTGCGCTTTGGAAGCGCACTATTTTGCTGCTTTCGGAGTTTCAATTGTAG